Proteins found in one Desulfovibrio porci genomic segment:
- a CDS encoding TlpA family protein disulfide reductase, producing the protein MKKIFLPLLLCLLLPCVAWAEGLPSLNLAGLTDLLAKNKGKVVMLNFFATWCPPCRVEIPELIKTSKAYADKGVLIISLAVDEDAAPVAPFVKKMGMDYPVYLAGRDITRAYQVSSIPHNAFYAKDGTLVLSEPGMADESMLKMVIDKLLSQK; encoded by the coding sequence ATGAAAAAAATATTCCTGCCCCTGCTGCTGTGTCTGCTTCTGCCCTGCGTCGCCTGGGCCGAGGGATTGCCCTCGCTGAACCTGGCAGGTCTGACGGACCTGCTGGCCAAAAACAAGGGCAAGGTGGTGATGCTCAACTTCTTTGCCACCTGGTGCCCGCCCTGCCGGGTGGAAATTCCCGAACTGATCAAGACCAGCAAGGCCTATGCGGACAAGGGCGTGCTGATCATCAGTCTGGCCGTGGACGAGGACGCCGCGCCCGTAGCCCCCTTTGTCAAAAAAATGGGCATGGACTATCCGGTCTATCTGGCCGGGCGGGACATCACCCGGGCCTATCAAGTCAGCAGCATTCCGCATAATGCCTTTTACGCCAAGGACGGCACGCTGGTGCTTTCCGAACCGGGCATGGCCGACGAAAGCATGCTTAAAATGGTCATCGACAAACTTTTGAGCCAGAAATAA
- the hpt gene encoding hypoxanthine phosphoribosyltransferase encodes MAEEIRVKELKTVFSPEQIAVRVRELAVEIDALYGQEPLVAVCVLKGGFIFFSDLVRTLHNHNMELDFVRLSSYGKNSSSSRHVIFNKDVEVDIRGKHVLIVEDVVDSGYSMRFLLDQFAARQARSLRLAALVDKHERRQADVKVDFAGFRLNKGFIVGYGLDYAEHYRMLPGVCEIIPE; translated from the coding sequence ATGGCTGAGGAGATACGGGTCAAGGAACTCAAAACCGTGTTCAGCCCGGAACAGATTGCCGTGCGCGTGCGTGAGCTGGCTGTGGAAATCGACGCGTTGTACGGTCAGGAACCCTTGGTGGCGGTATGCGTGCTCAAGGGAGGCTTTATCTTTTTTAGCGATTTGGTACGTACTTTGCATAATCACAATATGGAACTGGATTTTGTCCGCCTGTCCAGCTACGGCAAGAATTCCTCCAGTTCCAGGCATGTGATCTTCAACAAGGATGTGGAAGTTGACATCCGCGGCAAGCATGTGCTGATTGTGGAAGACGTGGTGGACAGCGGCTACAGCATGCGCTTTCTGCTGGATCAGTTCGCGGCCCGTCAGGCGCGCAGTCTGCGTCTGGCTGCTCTGGTGGACAAGCATGAGCGCCGTCAGGCCGATGTCAAAGTGGATTTCGCCGGCTTCAGGTTGAACAAGGGCTTCATTGTCGGTTACGGCCTGGATTACGCCGAACATTACCGGATGCTGCCCGGCGTCTGCGAAATTATTCCTGAATAG
- a CDS encoding sigma-70 family RNA polymerase sigma factor, protein MKKNNKIAPSTRHKSGKDKTASKKIAPEIEVLEAPRDDKEDEDRNLETLDILDGEELAAGEILDVDDDKDGPDAEPELALEEDHDAPLPAPSLPRLPSPTGTRDSLHLYLREVSRFPMLQPEEEHELALRVRDHNDPDAAFRLVSSHLRLVVRIAMDFQRRWMQNVLDLVQEGNVGLMRAVNKFDPDKGIKFSYYASFWIKAYILKFIMDNWRMVKIGTTQVQRKLFYNLNRERQKLIAQGYDPDAAMLSEHLGVTEDQINEMDQRLASTDLSLNVQVGEDSGGATRMDFLPALGPGIEDSLATDEIAGLVRSRLKTIMPKLNEKEVYILQNRLLTDEPVTLREIGERYNVTRERVRQLEARLLEKIRQHLTLDIKDFSDAWIQS, encoded by the coding sequence ATGAAAAAAAATAATAAGATAGCCCCTTCCACGCGGCATAAGAGTGGAAAAGACAAGACAGCCTCCAAAAAAATCGCGCCTGAAATCGAAGTCCTTGAGGCTCCGCGCGACGACAAGGAGGATGAAGACCGGAATCTGGAAACGCTGGATATCCTGGACGGCGAAGAGCTGGCGGCAGGTGAAATTCTGGATGTGGACGACGACAAGGACGGCCCGGACGCGGAGCCGGAACTTGCCCTGGAGGAAGACCACGACGCTCCCCTACCCGCGCCGAGCCTGCCCCGCCTGCCCTCTCCGACCGGCACGCGCGACAGTCTGCACCTCTATTTGCGCGAGGTGAGCCGCTTTCCCATGCTCCAACCCGAAGAGGAACATGAGCTGGCTCTGCGCGTGCGTGACCACAACGATCCGGACGCGGCCTTCCGGCTGGTATCCTCCCATCTGCGGCTGGTGGTGCGCATCGCCATGGACTTCCAGCGACGCTGGATGCAGAACGTGCTGGATCTGGTGCAGGAAGGCAACGTGGGTCTGATGCGCGCGGTGAACAAGTTTGATCCGGACAAGGGCATCAAGTTCTCCTATTACGCCTCGTTCTGGATCAAGGCCTACATCCTCAAGTTCATCATGGACAACTGGCGAATGGTCAAGATCGGCACCACCCAGGTCCAGCGCAAGCTGTTCTACAATCTGAACCGCGAGCGCCAGAAGCTGATCGCCCAGGGCTATGATCCGGACGCCGCCATGCTCTCCGAGCATCTGGGCGTGACCGAGGATCAGATCAATGAAATGGACCAGCGTCTGGCCTCCACGGACCTTTCGCTCAACGTCCAGGTGGGCGAAGATTCCGGCGGGGCCACCCGCATGGACTTTCTGCCCGCTCTGGGGCCCGGCATCGAGGACAGCCTGGCCACGGACGAAATCGCGGGACTGGTGCGCTCGCGCCTGAAAACCATCATGCCCAAGCTCAACGAGAAGGAAGTCTACATTCTGCAGAACCGTCTGCTCACCGACGAGCCCGTCACCTTGCGTGAGATAGGCGAACGGTATAACGTCACGCGGGAACGCGTCCGTCAGCTTGAGGCCCGGCTTCTGGAAAAGATCCGCCAACACCTCACGCTGGATATCAAGGACTTTTCAGACGCATGGATACAATCATAA
- a CDS encoding N-acetyltransferase has protein sequence MEQDYLVRKAHLDDVKAMHGLLLTCAQKGLLLPRALIYLYGHIRNFFVVEAPGGEIVACCALAPVWEDLGEICSLVVRDDLRRRGLGRRMVAACLDECRELHLKKIFALTYQEAFFTRLGFRVVDKSVLPQKIWADCVHCAKYPDCDETAVFLEVPDAPETTAGE, from the coding sequence ATGGAACAGGATTACCTCGTCCGCAAGGCGCACCTGGACGATGTGAAGGCCATGCACGGCCTTTTGCTGACCTGCGCCCAGAAGGGCCTGCTGCTGCCGCGCGCGCTGATCTATCTGTACGGGCACATCCGCAATTTTTTTGTGGTGGAGGCTCCGGGCGGCGAAATTGTGGCCTGCTGCGCCCTGGCTCCGGTCTGGGAGGATCTGGGGGAAATCTGTTCCCTGGTGGTGCGCGACGATCTGCGCCGCCGGGGGCTGGGGCGGCGGATGGTCGCGGCCTGTCTCGACGAATGCCGCGAGCTGCATCTGAAAAAGATTTTCGCCCTGACCTATCAGGAAGCATTTTTCACCCGTTTAGGTTTCAGAGTGGTGGATAAAAGCGTCTTGCCGCAAAAAATCTGGGCTGACTGCGTGCACTGCGCCAAATACCCGGATTGCGACGAAACGGCGGTTTTTCTGGAAGTGCCCGACGCGCCGGAAACAACGGCCGGGGAGTGA
- a CDS encoding homocysteine S-methyltransferase family protein — MTFRQALNLGRPLLLDGAMGTMLQASGLPVGMSPEQYCMESPQVLRGIHKAYLDAGADLLTTCTFGGNPFKLPKNLDVFAFNRRMAEVAREAARDAGRPVFVAGNVGPSGQFAKPLGPVEPRDLIAAFAAQIRGLVAGGADLIFVETQFDLAEARAAVVAARQECDLPVMVSMTFEQGVSLTGSSPAIFAETMQNLGVDVVGTNCSLGPDQMLPVLRELLSACACPVMAEPNAGLPELRGNVTVFPLGPEEFARKTAAFAGLGARILGGCCGTTPQHLAALSRTLRGMECALPETPRRDGICLTSRSQLVRIGVDEPLVVIGERINPTGKKALTQELQEGRFDTALQLADQQVEAGAGVLDVNVGASLVDETVLLPDLVQRLAGRLTLPLSLDSSNAEAIAKALPYCPGSFLVNSISGEADRMDVLGPLCRDYGAPFILLPLQGAKLPVRAAERIRIVEHLLERAAALGIPRRLVMVDILALAVSSKAEGGRQCLQMARWCRSQGLPTTLGLSNISFGLPARELLNATFLSMAVGAGLTSCIANPSATRLREAVDAMRVLGAHDPHAESFIASYAEWKPAGGAVLRRNGGGGAAKTLGEAVLNGDKENVLPLLDAELEAGADPFVLVQDTLIPAITEVGARYERREYFLPQLIRAAETMQTAFAHLKPRLEANRGQKERPVIVMATVEGDIHDIGKNIVALLLGNHGFDVVDAGKDVPAEAIVACALEHNARIIGLSALMTTTMVRMEDTIRLIRERDLPIKVMVGGAAVTQAFADAIGADAYCPDAVCAVRAAKNFV; from the coding sequence ATGACATTCAGACAGGCCCTGAACCTTGGGCGGCCGCTGCTGCTGGACGGGGCCATGGGCACCATGCTGCAGGCTTCGGGTCTTCCCGTGGGCATGAGCCCGGAACAATACTGCATGGAAAGCCCCCAGGTGCTGCGGGGCATTCACAAGGCCTACCTGGACGCCGGGGCGGACCTGTTGACCACCTGCACCTTCGGCGGCAATCCCTTCAAGCTGCCGAAAAATCTGGATGTCTTCGCCTTCAACAGGCGCATGGCCGAAGTGGCCCGCGAAGCGGCGCGCGACGCCGGACGGCCCGTTTTCGTGGCCGGCAATGTGGGCCCCAGCGGTCAGTTCGCCAAGCCGCTGGGGCCGGTGGAACCGCGCGATCTCATCGCCGCTTTTGCCGCCCAGATCCGTGGCCTGGTGGCCGGTGGGGCGGACCTGATTTTTGTGGAAACCCAGTTCGATCTGGCCGAGGCCCGTGCCGCCGTGGTGGCGGCCCGCCAGGAATGCGACCTGCCGGTCATGGTCTCCATGACCTTTGAGCAGGGCGTCAGCCTGACCGGCTCCAGTCCGGCCATTTTCGCCGAAACCATGCAGAATCTGGGCGTGGACGTGGTGGGCACCAATTGCAGTCTGGGGCCGGACCAGATGCTGCCGGTGCTCCGGGAACTGCTGTCGGCCTGCGCCTGCCCGGTCATGGCTGAACCCAACGCCGGTCTGCCCGAGCTGCGCGGCAACGTGACGGTCTTTCCGCTGGGACCTGAGGAGTTCGCCCGGAAAACGGCCGCCTTTGCCGGGCTGGGCGCGCGCATCCTGGGCGGCTGCTGCGGCACTACGCCGCAACACCTGGCGGCCCTGTCCCGGACCCTGCGCGGCATGGAATGCGCACTGCCGGAAACACCGCGCCGGGACGGCATCTGCCTGACCAGCCGTTCGCAACTGGTGCGTATCGGCGTGGACGAACCCCTGGTCGTCATCGGCGAGCGCATCAATCCCACAGGCAAAAAGGCGCTGACCCAAGAATTGCAGGAAGGCCGTTTCGACACGGCCCTGCAACTGGCCGATCAGCAGGTGGAGGCCGGGGCCGGAGTGTTGGACGTCAACGTGGGCGCATCCTTGGTGGATGAAACCGTTTTGCTGCCCGATCTGGTCCAGCGTCTGGCCGGGCGGCTGACCCTGCCGCTCTCGCTGGATTCCTCCAACGCCGAGGCCATCGCCAAGGCCCTGCCGTACTGCCCCGGTTCTTTCTTGGTCAATTCCATCAGCGGCGAAGCCGACCGCATGGACGTTCTCGGCCCGCTCTGCCGGGATTACGGCGCGCCCTTCATCCTCCTGCCCTTGCAGGGGGCGAAGCTGCCGGTGCGGGCCGCCGAGCGCATCCGCATTGTGGAACACCTGCTGGAGCGGGCCGCCGCATTGGGCATTCCCCGCCGTCTGGTGATGGTGGACATCCTGGCCCTGGCCGTGTCCTCCAAGGCCGAGGGCGGCCGCCAGTGTCTGCAAATGGCGCGCTGGTGCCGGTCGCAGGGCCTGCCCACAACGCTGGGCCTCTCCAATATCTCCTTCGGCCTGCCCGCCCGCGAACTGCTCAACGCCACATTTCTGAGCATGGCCGTGGGCGCGGGCCTGACCTCCTGCATCGCCAATCCCTCGGCCACGCGTCTGCGTGAGGCTGTGGACGCCATGCGCGTGCTCGGCGCTCATGATCCGCACGCCGAATCCTTCATCGCCTCCTATGCCGAATGGAAACCGGCGGGCGGCGCGGTGCTGCGGCGGAACGGCGGGGGCGGGGCTGCCAAAACCCTGGGTGAGGCCGTGCTGAACGGCGACAAGGAAAACGTGCTTCCCCTGTTGGACGCGGAACTGGAGGCCGGGGCCGATCCTTTTGTTCTGGTGCAGGACACGCTGATTCCGGCCATCACCGAAGTGGGGGCGCGTTACGAGCGGCGGGAGTATTTTCTGCCCCAGCTCATCCGCGCCGCTGAAACCATGCAGACAGCCTTCGCCCACCTCAAACCCCGGCTGGAGGCCAATCGCGGCCAGAAGGAACGCCCGGTCATCGTCATGGCCACGGTGGAGGGCGACATCCACGACATCGGCAAGAACATCGTGGCCCTGCTGCTGGGCAACCACGGTTTTGACGTGGTGGACGCGGGCAAGGACGTGCCCGCCGAGGCCATTGTGGCTTGCGCCCTCGAGCATAACGCGCGTATCATCGGCCTCTCCGCGCTGATGACCACCACCATGGTCCGCATGGAGGACACCATCCGGCTGATCCGGGAGCGCGACCTGCCCATCAAGGTCATGGTGGGCGGCGCGGCCGTGACTCAGGCGTTCGCCGACGCCATCGGTGCCGACGCCTATTGCCCGGACGCGGTCTGCGCTGTGCGCGCGGCCAAAAATTTTGTGTGA
- a CDS encoding zinc-ribbon and DUF3426 domain-containing protein has product MEVKCPHCSSRFNLSDALAKPGVKLRCSVCKTVFPFALEHKEALPGEDELPDMQVRSSGGHRKLWLAVALILACLGGGAYWYFGVRQVETPPTEQELAKKVELLTMRNVRQYYVDNEKVGKVFVIEGRVVNEFPQPKELIAVEAAIYDKDKKPLATKTQRAGTQLSLFQLQVLSEKEMESFLNNKVEILSNNTNVRHGGEVPFMVLFYAPPEGVAEFGVKIVDVQDIPAPEK; this is encoded by the coding sequence ATGGAAGTAAAATGTCCGCATTGTTCGAGCCGCTTCAATCTATCTGACGCCCTGGCCAAGCCGGGCGTCAAGCTGCGCTGTTCGGTCTGCAAGACCGTGTTTCCTTTCGCGCTGGAGCATAAAGAAGCGCTGCCCGGCGAGGACGAACTGCCTGATATGCAGGTGCGGAGCTCCGGCGGCCACCGCAAGCTATGGCTGGCCGTGGCGCTCATTCTGGCCTGTCTGGGCGGCGGCGCATACTGGTATTTCGGCGTGCGGCAGGTCGAGACGCCGCCCACGGAGCAGGAACTGGCCAAAAAGGTCGAGTTGCTGACCATGCGCAATGTGCGGCAGTACTATGTGGACAATGAAAAAGTGGGCAAGGTCTTTGTGATTGAAGGGCGGGTGGTCAATGAGTTTCCGCAGCCCAAGGAACTGATCGCCGTTGAGGCCGCCATTTACGACAAGGACAAAAAACCGCTGGCCACCAAGACGCAACGCGCGGGCACCCAGCTTTCACTTTTCCAGTTGCAGGTGCTCAGCGAAAAGGAAATGGAATCATTTCTGAACAACAAGGTGGAAATTCTTTCCAACAATACTAATGTGCGACACGGCGGCGAAGTGCCATTCATGGTGCTGTTTTACGCTCCGCCAGAGGGTGTTGCCGAATTCGGTGTGAAGATTGTGGACGTACAGGACATACCTGCTCCTGAAAAATAA
- the hpsG gene encoding (2S)-3-sulfopropanediol dehydratase produces the protein MTMTTCECRSPQEQRLYDQIQGKEDRFRKTHARVFRLLERFEGQKPRIDIQRALYFTQSMMETEGQPLVLRWAKALMHIAKNISVCVQEDQLLLGRAGCDGRYGILYPELDGDFLDIAVRDLPTRQTSPATITPEDAKRVVEEIAPYWKGKTYHEALNAALPPEVHKLTYDDPEGLISRFIVNETSSFRSSIQWVHDYAKVLKRGFNGIKKEAQEKLAALDPLSAKEDREKRPFLEAVVIVCDAIVLWAKRHAVLARKMAEKEQDPARKAELLRMADNAERVPGEPARDFWEACQSQWFTQMFSRIEQKTGTTISNGRMDQYFYPYYKQDRAAGKITDKQAMELLECMWVGMAEFIDMYISPTGGAFNEGYAHWEAVTVGGQTPDGRDASNELTYLILKSKREFPLHYPDLAARIHSRAPERYLWDVAETIKDGTGFPKLINDEEVVPLYVSKGATFEEALDYAVSGCTEARMPNRDTYTSGGAYINFAAAVEMVLRNGRMKKYGDRVLGVETGDPRGFKTWEQFWNAYVQQHLLFLKTAFTQQYIINKLRARHFAQPMGSAMHDLCMKHCMDLHQEQIPEGINLGYFEYMGLGTVVDSLAAVKKLVFEEKKLSMDKLLAAIDANFEGYDDVQALLRSAPCYGNNDEYADAIGREIDRLSVEYGGKYGMKDLGMHNDVRYVPFTSHVPFGKVVSATPNGRVDGFPLSDGSSASHGADVNGPTAVLLSNYNTKNLGMRDRAARMLNIKFTPKCLEGEQGTEKLVSFIRTFCDLKLWHVQFNVLNRETLLAAQKDPQKYRNLIVRIAGYSAYFVDLSPDLQNDLIARTEHDAM, from the coding sequence ATGACCATGACCACCTGTGAATGTCGTTCCCCTCAGGAACAACGCCTCTATGACCAGATTCAGGGTAAAGAGGACCGGTTCCGCAAAACGCACGCCCGCGTCTTTCGGTTGCTGGAACGCTTTGAGGGACAGAAGCCGCGCATCGACATCCAGCGCGCTCTGTATTTCACCCAGTCCATGATGGAAACAGAGGGCCAGCCCCTGGTGCTGCGTTGGGCCAAGGCGCTCATGCACATCGCCAAAAACATTTCCGTCTGCGTGCAGGAGGATCAGCTTTTGCTGGGCCGCGCCGGCTGCGACGGCCGTTATGGCATCCTTTACCCTGAACTGGACGGCGACTTTCTGGATATCGCCGTGCGCGATCTGCCCACCCGCCAGACCTCGCCTGCCACCATCACGCCCGAAGACGCCAAGCGCGTCGTTGAGGAAATCGCGCCCTACTGGAAAGGTAAAACCTATCACGAGGCCCTTAATGCGGCTTTGCCGCCCGAGGTGCACAAGCTGACCTATGACGATCCCGAAGGTCTGATTTCCCGCTTCATTGTCAACGAAACCTCCTCCTTCCGTTCCTCCATCCAGTGGGTGCATGACTACGCCAAGGTTCTGAAGCGCGGCTTCAACGGCATCAAGAAGGAAGCCCAGGAAAAGCTGGCCGCCCTGGATCCCCTGAGCGCCAAGGAAGACCGTGAAAAGCGCCCTTTCCTGGAAGCCGTGGTCATCGTCTGCGACGCCATTGTGCTCTGGGCCAAACGTCATGCCGTGCTGGCGCGTAAAATGGCCGAAAAGGAACAGGATCCCGCGCGCAAGGCCGAGCTGCTGCGCATGGCCGACAATGCCGAGCGCGTGCCCGGCGAACCGGCCCGGGATTTCTGGGAGGCCTGCCAAAGCCAGTGGTTCACCCAGATGTTCTCGCGTATTGAGCAGAAGACCGGCACCACCATTTCCAACGGCCGCATGGATCAGTATTTTTATCCCTATTACAAGCAGGACCGCGCGGCGGGCAAAATCACCGACAAGCAGGCCATGGAACTTCTGGAATGCATGTGGGTGGGCATGGCCGAGTTCATCGACATGTACATTTCCCCCACCGGCGGAGCCTTCAACGAGGGCTACGCCCACTGGGAGGCCGTGACCGTGGGCGGCCAGACCCCGGACGGCCGCGACGCCAGCAATGAGTTGACCTACCTGATCCTCAAATCCAAGCGCGAATTCCCGCTGCACTACCCGGATCTGGCCGCACGCATCCATTCCCGTGCGCCGGAACGCTATCTCTGGGACGTGGCCGAAACCATCAAGGACGGCACAGGCTTTCCCAAGCTGATCAACGACGAGGAAGTGGTGCCCCTGTATGTCTCCAAGGGCGCGACCTTCGAGGAAGCCCTGGACTACGCCGTGTCCGGCTGCACCGAGGCCCGCATGCCCAACCGGGACACCTACACCTCCGGCGGCGCGTACATCAATTTTGCCGCCGCCGTGGAAATGGTGCTGCGCAACGGCCGGATGAAGAAATACGGCGACCGCGTGCTGGGCGTGGAAACCGGCGATCCGCGCGGCTTCAAGACCTGGGAGCAATTCTGGAACGCCTATGTGCAACAGCATCTGCTCTTCCTGAAGACGGCCTTCACGCAGCAGTACATCATCAACAAACTGCGCGCCCGGCATTTCGCCCAGCCCATGGGTTCGGCCATGCACGACCTGTGCATGAAGCACTGCATGGACCTACATCAGGAGCAGATCCCCGAGGGTATCAATCTGGGCTACTTTGAATACATGGGCTTGGGTACGGTGGTGGATTCCTTGGCTGCCGTGAAAAAACTGGTCTTTGAGGAAAAAAAACTGAGCATGGACAAGCTGCTTGCAGCCATCGACGCTAACTTTGAAGGCTATGATGACGTGCAGGCCCTGTTGCGCTCCGCTCCCTGCTACGGCAACAATGATGAATACGCCGACGCCATCGGCCGCGAGATCGACAGGCTTTCCGTGGAATACGGCGGCAAATACGGCATGAAGGATCTGGGCATGCACAACGACGTGCGCTATGTGCCCTTCACCTCCCACGTGCCCTTCGGCAAGGTGGTTTCGGCCACGCCCAACGGCCGTGTCGACGGTTTCCCGCTTTCCGACGGCTCTTCGGCCTCGCACGGGGCGGACGTCAACGGCCCCACCGCCGTGCTGCTCTCCAACTACAACACCAAGAACCTGGGCATGCGCGACCGCGCGGCCCGCATGCTGAACATCAAGTTCACGCCCAAGTGTCTGGAAGGCGAGCAGGGCACGGAAAAGCTGGTTTCCTTCATCCGCACCTTCTGCGATCTCAAGCTCTGGCACGTGCAGTTCAACGTGCTCAACCGCGAGACGCTCCTGGCGGCCCAGAAAGATCCCCAGAAATACCGCAACCTGATTGTGCGCATTGCCGGATACAGCGCCTATTTTGTGGACCTTTCGCCGGATCTCCAGAATGACCTGATTGCCCGCACTGAGCACGACGCCATGTAG
- a CDS encoding amidohydrolase family protein — translation MDIIDFRFRPNTPEIINGIKNSAMFKAACKAIGFDARTARPLPDIVADLDRLGVELGVITGRDCETTYGFPANNKSVLEFCRAYPQKFVGFWGIDPHKKMAAVREIEHVVGEYGMKGIAIDPYLAHIPASEARFYPLYAKCCELDVPVFITMAPPPQVPGAILEYADPRDVDKVARDFPELTLIMSHGGYPFVNETIYTCLRNANVYMDISEYERAPMVDVYVRAMNDLIGDKVLFASAHPFVELADALEAYADFELNADVRRKVMYENARRVLRLA, via the coding sequence ATGGACATCATTGATTTCCGTTTCCGTCCCAATACGCCTGAGATCATCAACGGCATTAAAAACAGCGCCATGTTCAAGGCGGCCTGCAAGGCCATCGGCTTTGACGCCCGCACGGCCAGGCCCCTGCCCGACATTGTGGCGGACCTCGACCGTCTTGGCGTGGAACTTGGCGTAATCACGGGGCGGGACTGCGAAACCACCTACGGCTTTCCGGCCAACAACAAGAGCGTGCTGGAGTTCTGCCGGGCCTATCCACAAAAATTTGTGGGCTTCTGGGGCATTGACCCGCACAAGAAAATGGCCGCCGTGCGTGAAATTGAACACGTGGTCGGCGAGTACGGCATGAAGGGCATCGCCATTGATCCCTACCTGGCCCATATCCCCGCCTCCGAAGCGCGTTTTTATCCACTCTACGCCAAATGCTGCGAACTGGACGTGCCTGTCTTCATCACCATGGCCCCTCCGCCGCAGGTACCGGGCGCGATCCTGGAATACGCCGACCCGCGCGATGTGGACAAGGTGGCCCGCGACTTCCCGGAGCTGACCCTGATCATGAGCCACGGCGGCTATCCCTTTGTCAACGAGACCATTTACACCTGCCTGCGCAACGCCAACGTCTACATGGACATTTCGGAATACGAGCGCGCGCCCATGGTGGACGTCTATGTGCGGGCCATGAACGATCTTATCGGCGACAAGGTGCTGTTCGCCAGCGCCCACCCTTTTGTGGAACTGGCCGATGCCCTGGAGGCCTATGCGGATTTTGAGCTGAACGCGGACGTCCGCCGCAAGGTCATGTACGAAAACGCCCGGCGTGTGCTGCGCCTGGCCTGA
- a CDS encoding MFS transporter, which translates to MNHDQKNLRRVVLSSLVGAVIEWYDFFLYGVVAGLVFNKLFFPEFSEGVGTILAFATFAVGFVARPLGGMIFGHFGDKIGRKKMLILTLEIMGVATVLIGLIPSYDVIGIWAPILLVVCRLAQGIGLGGEWGGAVLMAFESAPANKRAFYGSLPQIGLSLGLMLASGVVGLLSLLLSDAAFISWGWRLAFILSAILVFVGAYIRTSVQETKDFSEVKKDVEQIRYPMLEAFRRYPKTLTACVGARLVEGISFNVFGVFSLTYLTQSCGVDRTVALMAVVAASAVMGCFIPFWGQMADRVGKGRIFGFAALLLGLTAYPVFWVFHNYSGNLMLTFLALIVPFGIIYAAAYASMASLFSEAFDATVRYSSISFVYQFSGIFASGLTPMIATMLVQANDAQPWYLCGYLAVAGIISTASTIWIGRLRISGVEPRLTAEAETKSAAVSIAQRAV; encoded by the coding sequence ATGAACCACGATCAGAAAAACCTGCGGCGCGTCGTCCTCTCCTCGCTGGTGGGCGCGGTCATCGAATGGTATGATTTCTTTTTGTACGGCGTGGTGGCCGGTCTGGTGTTCAACAAGCTCTTTTTCCCGGAATTTTCCGAAGGTGTGGGCACAATCCTGGCCTTTGCCACCTTTGCCGTGGGCTTTGTGGCCAGGCCTTTGGGCGGCATGATTTTCGGGCACTTCGGCGACAAAATCGGCCGCAAGAAAATGCTCATTCTGACCCTGGAAATCATGGGCGTGGCCACGGTGCTCATCGGCCTGATTCCCTCCTACGACGTCATCGGGATATGGGCGCCCATCCTGCTGGTCGTCTGCCGCCTGGCTCAAGGCATCGGACTCGGCGGCGAATGGGGCGGCGCGGTGCTCATGGCCTTTGAATCCGCCCCGGCCAACAAGCGCGCCTTTTACGGCAGTCTGCCCCAGATCGGCCTTTCCCTGGGCCTGATGCTGGCTTCCGGCGTGGTGGGTCTGCTCTCTCTGCTGCTGTCCGACGCGGCCTTTATCAGCTGGGGGTGGCGGCTTGCCTTTATTCTGAGCGCGATTCTGGTTTTTGTGGGCGCGTACATCCGTACCTCAGTGCAGGAAACCAAGGATTTCTCCGAAGTTAAAAAGGACGTGGAGCAGATCCGCTACCCCATGCTGGAAGCCTTCAGACGTTACCCCAAAACGCTCACGGCCTGCGTGGGCGCGCGCCTCGTGGAAGGCATCTCTTTCAATGTGTTCGGCGTGTTCTCCCTTACCTATCTGACCCAGAGCTGCGGCGTGGACCGCACCGTAGCCCTGATGGCCGTTGTCGCGGCCTCAGCCGTCATGGGATGTTTCATTCCCTTCTGGGGCCAGATGGCCGACCGTGTGGGCAAAGGCCGCATTTTCGGCTTCGCCGCCTTGCTGCTGGGCCTGACCGCCTATCCCGTGTTCTGGGTCTTCCATAACTATTCCGGCAATCTTATGCTGACCTTCCTGGCGCTGATCGTGCCCTTCGGCATTATCTACGCCGCCGCCTATGCCAGCATGGCCAGCCTTTTTTCCGAAGCCTTCGACGCCACGGTACGCTATTCCAGCATTTCCTTCGTCTACCAGTTCTCCGGCATTTTCGCCTCCGGTCTCACGCCCATGATCGCCACCATGCTGGTGCAGGCCAACGACGCCCAGCCCTGGTATCTCTGCGGCTATCTCGCCGTGGCCGGAATCATCAGCACCGCCTCCACCATCTGGATCGGCCGCTTGCGGATCAGCGGCGTTGAACCACGCCTTACGGCCGAAGCGGAGACAAAGTCGGCGGCGGTCAGCATAGCGCAACGGGCCGTCTAG